From a region of the Mycolicibacterium sp. MU0050 genome:
- a CDS encoding Gfo/Idh/MocA family oxidoreductase, whose amino-acid sequence MSSSPGVGRSTLRIAMNGVTGRMGYRQHLLRSILPLRDTGLQLDDGTRVAVEPILVGRNSDKLAELAAEHGVEHWTTDVEAVIADPTVTVYFDAQVTSRRRAALTAAIKAGKNVYTEKPTAETLTEAVELARMAENAGVVAGVVHDKLYLPGLVKLRRLVDEGFFGRILSMRGEFGYWVFEGDGQPAQRPSWNYRAEDGGGITVDMFCHWNYVMEGLLGPVEAVTARTVTHIPTRWDEEGREYAATADDAAYGIFEIAGGIVAQINSSWAVRVHRDELVEFQIDGTHGSAVAGLRGCVAQQRAHTPKPVWNPDLPVTERFRDQWLEVPANAELDNGFKLQWEEYLRDVVAGRAHRFGLLSAARGVQLAELGLRSSAEGKRLAVPEIVL is encoded by the coding sequence ATGTCTTCATCTCCCGGCGTCGGCCGGTCCACTTTGCGCATCGCGATGAACGGCGTGACCGGCCGGATGGGTTACCGGCAGCATCTGCTGCGGTCCATCCTTCCGCTGCGGGACACCGGCCTTCAGCTCGACGACGGCACCCGGGTCGCGGTGGAACCGATTCTGGTGGGCCGTAATTCCGACAAGCTCGCCGAACTGGCGGCCGAGCACGGTGTGGAGCACTGGACCACGGACGTCGAGGCGGTGATCGCCGACCCCACGGTGACGGTGTACTTCGACGCGCAGGTGACCTCGCGGCGCAGGGCCGCGCTCACCGCGGCGATCAAGGCCGGGAAGAATGTCTACACCGAGAAGCCGACCGCTGAAACCCTCACTGAGGCAGTAGAACTGGCGAGAATGGCAGAGAACGCCGGCGTGGTCGCCGGGGTGGTCCATGACAAGCTGTACTTGCCGGGTCTGGTCAAGCTGCGACGCCTGGTCGACGAAGGCTTTTTCGGGCGGATCCTGTCGATGCGCGGTGAGTTCGGTTACTGGGTCTTCGAGGGCGACGGTCAGCCCGCGCAGCGGCCCAGTTGGAATTACCGGGCCGAGGACGGCGGCGGCATCACCGTAGACATGTTCTGCCACTGGAACTACGTGATGGAGGGGCTGCTGGGGCCGGTCGAGGCGGTCACGGCCCGGACCGTGACACACATCCCCACCCGCTGGGACGAGGAGGGCCGCGAGTATGCGGCCACCGCCGACGACGCGGCCTACGGGATCTTCGAGATCGCGGGCGGCATCGTCGCGCAGATCAACTCCTCGTGGGCCGTTCGCGTCCATCGCGACGAACTCGTCGAGTTCCAGATCGACGGCACGCACGGCTCCGCCGTCGCCGGACTGCGGGGCTGCGTCGCCCAACAACGGGCGCACACGCCGAAACCGGTGTGGAATCCCGATCTTCCGGTAACCGAGAGGTTCCGTGACCAATGGCTTGAGGTGCCCGCGAACGCCGAGCTGGACAACGGCTTCAAGCTGCAGTGGGAGGAGTACCTGCGCGACGTGGTCGCCGGGCGAGCCCACCGCTTCGGCCTGTTGTCCGCCGCCCGCGGCGTCCAACTCGCCGAGCTGGGTCTGCGGAGCTCGGCCGAGGGCAAGCGCCTAGCCGTCCCGGAGATCGTGCTGTGA
- a CDS encoding ABC transporter permease, giving the protein MAATTSARVRKPDGGTASTATRSPVRKAFSPRRTAASVWRPLALVVVLLVGWWAVTAAELVAPYILPSPADTWSAAADNAAYLTQHTWVTTWETLVGFAIATVLGVLMAVVMVYSASLEKTVYPLILFAQVIPKIAVAPLFIVWLGFGPSPKILVAVLMAFFPIVISGLAGMRSVDPEILELTSTMGASRFKTFLKIRLPASLPQLMSGLKVAATLAVTGAVVGEFVGANEGLGYVILQANGNIDTAMLFAALIIMSALGIVLFAIIEVAEKLLIPWHSSRRVINSATA; this is encoded by the coding sequence ATGGCGGCAACCACTTCGGCCCGCGTCCGCAAACCGGACGGCGGAACGGCTTCCACTGCGACCCGCTCGCCGGTTCGAAAGGCCTTCTCCCCGCGCCGCACGGCGGCCTCCGTCTGGCGGCCCCTCGCCCTCGTCGTCGTCCTGCTGGTCGGCTGGTGGGCAGTCACCGCAGCGGAACTCGTCGCCCCGTACATCCTCCCGTCGCCGGCCGACACCTGGAGCGCCGCCGCCGACAACGCGGCCTATCTGACGCAACACACCTGGGTGACCACCTGGGAGACGCTGGTCGGCTTCGCGATCGCCACCGTCCTCGGCGTGCTGATGGCGGTGGTGATGGTCTACTCCGCCAGCCTGGAGAAGACGGTCTATCCGCTCATCCTGTTCGCGCAGGTCATCCCCAAGATCGCGGTGGCGCCGCTGTTCATCGTGTGGCTGGGCTTCGGGCCGTCGCCGAAGATCCTGGTCGCCGTCCTCATGGCGTTCTTCCCGATCGTGATCTCCGGGCTGGCCGGCATGCGCTCGGTCGATCCGGAAATCCTGGAACTCACCTCGACGATGGGTGCCAGCCGGTTCAAAACCTTCCTCAAGATCCGCCTGCCCGCGTCCTTGCCCCAGTTGATGTCGGGTTTGAAGGTGGCTGCCACCCTCGCGGTCACCGGCGCCGTCGTCGGCGAGTTTGTCGGAGCCAACGAGGGACTCGGCTACGTCATCCTGCAAGCCAACGGAAATATCGACACGGCAATGCTTTTCGCGGCCTTGATCATCATGTCAGCGCTCGGCATCGTCCTGTTCGCGATCATCGAGGTCGCCGAGAAGTTGCTCATCCCCTGGCATTCATCACGCCGGGTGATCAATTCCGCCACCGCCTGA
- a CDS encoding LacI family DNA-binding transcriptional regulator, which translates to MAAVTLQDVALRAGVSQATASRVLNGSSRVPGAGVADRVRTAARELGYVPNAQAQALARASTGLIGLVVHDIADPYFSSIVRGAQAAARVARKQVLLASTDRDFDVERDSVSTFIAHRADAIVLAGSRQSGDLDRDLEAEFDRYRANGGRVVVIGQPLAFGGAVEPENYSASAELADALVAAGHRRFAVIGGPGSIRTAVDRRNGFVDALCRKGLSTVVEVTGEFTRDGGYSAARRLAAALQLEPGLAAGPVCVYAVTDVMAIGAIAAWRELGLRVPDDVCVAGFDDIPTLRDHTPSLTTVALPLEQIGARAVELALDSAADLRERAAGRVILRDSTRLG; encoded by the coding sequence ATGGCGGCGGTAACCCTGCAGGATGTGGCGTTGCGCGCCGGAGTGTCCCAGGCGACGGCATCGCGCGTGCTCAACGGCTCGTCCCGCGTCCCCGGTGCCGGCGTGGCCGACCGTGTCCGTACCGCGGCACGTGAACTCGGCTACGTTCCCAACGCGCAGGCGCAGGCGCTGGCCCGCGCCTCCACCGGGCTGATCGGCCTCGTCGTCCATGACATCGCCGACCCCTACTTCTCCTCGATCGTGCGTGGCGCCCAGGCCGCCGCCCGCGTCGCCCGCAAACAGGTACTACTTGCCAGCACCGACCGGGACTTCGACGTCGAACGGGACTCGGTGAGCACCTTCATCGCCCACCGTGCCGACGCGATCGTGTTGGCCGGCTCTCGGCAGAGCGGTGACCTCGACCGCGACCTGGAGGCCGAATTCGACCGCTACCGCGCCAACGGCGGACGCGTGGTGGTGATCGGCCAGCCGCTCGCCTTCGGCGGTGCCGTGGAGCCCGAAAATTATTCTGCCTCAGCTGAATTGGCTGACGCTTTGGTAGCGGCAGGCCACCGACGGTTCGCCGTGATCGGCGGGCCGGGCAGCATCCGCACCGCCGTGGACCGGCGCAACGGATTCGTCGACGCGCTGTGCAGGAAGGGGCTCAGCACGGTGGTCGAGGTAACCGGGGAGTTCACCCGCGACGGCGGGTATTCCGCGGCGCGGCGCCTGGCGGCCGCACTGCAACTCGAGCCCGGCCTCGCGGCCGGGCCGGTTTGCGTGTACGCCGTGACCGACGTGATGGCCATCGGCGCCATCGCCGCCTGGCGGGAACTCGGCCTGCGCGTCCCCGACGACGTATGCGTCGCCGGTTTCGACGACATCCCGACCCTGAGAGACCACACTCCCAGCCTGACCACCGTCGCGCTGCCGCTCGAACAAATTGGCGCCCGCGCTGTCGAACTAGCCTTGGATTCCGCAGCTGACCTGCGCGAACGTGCGGCAGGCCGCGTCATCCTGCGCGACAGCACCCGCTTGGGCTGA